From a region of the Pseudomonadota bacterium genome:
- the xseA gene encoding exodeoxyribonuclease VII large subunit, with protein sequence MKSSPSQWQIMIYTVSELTAQIKKSINSQFQDVLVEGEVSNMKLYPSGHLYFTLKDDFAMINAVVFNYYGKYPEDMMKDGIAVICKGRVDVYERRGQYQLLVDEIEVKGLGLLQLKFQMLKEKLFKEGIFDVSRKKTIPLLPERIGIITSPVGAAIRDMLKIISGKFENMSVTIYPVKVQGDEACYEIVEAITHFNKTKDVDVIIIGRGGGSFEDLAPFNEEIVARAIYDSEVSIVSGIGHEIDFTIADFVADVRAPTPTAAADLVVKDKRELLDIIVNMKNALRQNMKGRLEKARFSLYQGAMELKERKDFIVTYRMYLDEILNNLTHGFTLYFRDKKGQIETLTQRIKDLSPDNILKRGYSITVKRDTKEVVVSTSQVVKGEDLLVKLHKGELGVSVQEKHS encoded by the coding sequence ATGAAATCAAGCCCATCACAATGGCAGATCATGATTTACACGGTATCTGAGCTTACAGCACAGATAAAAAAATCAATCAACAGCCAGTTTCAGGATGTACTTGTAGAGGGTGAGGTTTCAAACATGAAACTGTATCCTTCAGGCCACCTCTATTTTACATTAAAGGATGACTTTGCAATGATAAACGCTGTGGTGTTCAATTATTACGGAAAATATCCGGAAGATATGATGAAGGATGGCATTGCTGTCATTTGTAAGGGAAGGGTGGATGTGTATGAAAGAAGGGGCCAATACCAGCTTTTAGTTGATGAGATAGAGGTGAAGGGGTTAGGGCTTTTACAGCTGAAGTTCCAGATGTTAAAGGAAAAATTATTTAAGGAAGGGATCTTTGACGTAAGTAGAAAAAAGACAATACCACTTTTGCCGGAGAGGATTGGTATTATCACTTCACCTGTAGGTGCGGCAATAAGGGACATGTTGAAGATTATATCCGGGAAATTTGAGAATATGTCTGTAACCATATACCCTGTAAAGGTTCAGGGGGATGAGGCATGTTATGAAATCGTTGAGGCGATAACCCATTTCAATAAAACAAAGGATGTGGATGTAATTATAATTGGAAGGGGCGGGGGTTCATTTGAAGACCTTGCCCCCTTCAATGAGGAGATTGTGGCAAGGGCAATATATGACTCGGAGGTGTCGATTGTTTCCGGTATTGGTCATGAGATAGATTTTACCATAGCCGATTTTGTGGCAGATGTGAGGGCGCCAACACCGACTGCGGCGGCAGACCTTGTGGTGAAGGATAAAAGGGAATTGCTCGATATAATTGTAAATATGAAGAATGCCCTAAGACAGAACATGAAAGGCAGGTTAGAGAAGGCAAGGTTTTCCCTCTACCAGGGGGCCATGGAGCTGAAAGAGAGAAAGGATTTTATCGTCACATACAGGATGTATCTGGATGAGATACTGAATAACCTGACACATGGTTTTACATTATACTTCAGGGACAAGAAAGGACAGATAGAGACCCTGACACAGAGGATAAAAGACCTGAGCCCTGATAACATCTTAAAAAGGGGTTATAGCATAACGGTCAAAAGGGATACGAAAGAGGTTGTGGTAAGTACATCTCAGGTGGTGAAAGGGGAAGACCTTCTCGTGAAACTCCATAAAGGGGAACTCGGGGTTTCAGTGCAGGAGAAACATTCGTAG